A window of the Streptomyces griseochromogenes genome harbors these coding sequences:
- a CDS encoding SixA phosphatase family protein, producing the protein MSVAEPRRIVLFRHAKADWPQVSDHDRPLAERGRMDAAVAGRKLADTGITFDLAVCSTSVRTRETWKLAVHELAHRPKTLYEERVYEASPGELIAVLNEIPDDVHNAILIGHNPGVHGLAEVLAGDFEGEARERMNRRGFPAAGFAMLTFDGAWKGLEPGVATLTEYWAPSE; encoded by the coding sequence ATGAGCGTCGCAGAACCCCGCAGGATCGTCCTCTTCCGGCATGCGAAAGCCGACTGGCCCCAGGTGTCCGACCATGACCGCCCGCTCGCCGAGCGGGGCCGCATGGACGCCGCGGTCGCCGGCCGCAAGCTGGCCGACACCGGTATCACCTTCGACCTGGCCGTGTGCTCCACCTCCGTCCGGACCCGAGAGACCTGGAAGCTCGCCGTCCACGAACTCGCGCACCGGCCGAAAACCCTCTACGAGGAGCGGGTCTACGAGGCCTCGCCCGGCGAGCTGATCGCCGTGCTCAACGAGATCCCGGACGATGTGCACAATGCCATCCTGATCGGTCACAACCCGGGCGTGCACGGCTTGGCCGAGGTCCTCGCGGGTGACTTCGAGGGCGAGGCCCGCGAGCGGATGAACCGCCGCGGCTTTCCCGCCGCCGGCTTCGCGATGCTGACCTTCGACGGTGCCTGGAAGGGCCTGGAGCCGGGCGTGGCCACACTGACGGAGTACTGGGCACCCTCCGAGTGA